One Gemmatimonadaceae bacterium DNA segment encodes these proteins:
- a CDS encoding GGDEF domain-containing protein, with translation MTHPPARTRLAYLLLILPWIIAAALAGGVASAALSQAQRAQLHLATAVIAALIATGALLLMIPNLDEARHRAIGYAASLLGPFTALVALQSGGAHSVAYVAACVCALGATVATGWRGVSVGVCGVLGVIFLAPALHGAWPGGADAAYGIAVLLTVTVLPIAYIMRSLQRGTMRTLSELPAFTAATAEPALEFFGAIVDARSAVESEAAESRTRTEALARYLRQVCDTLGATDAVYWRTTRTGNTLAPLAWAATDGARWETTHHALGGDLVAVQGATRVALFDRNVEGMIAAVAVPGPASTAGVLSLHAVELQMSHEVLARWLPRFADNLGMLAQLLETQSEHSRQNRQSQSLLHASQVFQQQRTIDTLGQSICDSALTVTGATRASLVRWYPETSAGVIQSVTSGHHIVRGAPVSAESLVGQLCATGLPQVWEDARLVEQVTPLYSAGYVVPRLGSVSVVPLRQGDTVTGAIVVESEAVGGVLLRDMRNVRLLGAVASVSLETVWQIEEATRRARTDALTGLANRRAFDEALARAVAEADRFGHNVGLVICDVDNFKRVNDLYGHEVGDHVLRSIAASLSTGVRGVDLVARYGGEELVMLLGKADVAMAWEVAERMRAAIEAKTIGVGEHLVHVTASFGVASYPETARLGDELFPAADKALYVAKREGRNCVRFARPLYPEQAGEGEGIPEDGEEE, from the coding sequence GTGACGCACCCACCTGCCCGTACACGCCTCGCGTACCTGCTGCTGATCCTGCCGTGGATCATCGCGGCGGCACTCGCCGGGGGCGTCGCGTCGGCCGCGCTGTCCCAGGCGCAGCGAGCGCAGCTGCACCTCGCCACGGCGGTGATCGCCGCGCTCATCGCGACTGGCGCCCTGCTGCTGATGATCCCGAACCTCGACGAGGCGCGGCACCGCGCGATCGGCTACGCCGCGAGCCTGCTCGGCCCGTTCACGGCGCTCGTGGCACTGCAGTCGGGCGGTGCACACTCCGTCGCATACGTCGCGGCGTGCGTCTGCGCGCTCGGCGCGACGGTCGCCACCGGATGGCGCGGCGTGTCGGTCGGTGTGTGCGGCGTGCTGGGCGTGATCTTCCTCGCCCCCGCACTCCACGGCGCGTGGCCGGGTGGCGCGGATGCGGCGTATGGCATCGCCGTGCTGCTCACGGTGACGGTGCTGCCGATCGCGTACATCATGCGCTCGCTGCAGCGGGGCACGATGCGCACGCTCTCCGAACTGCCGGCGTTCACGGCCGCCACCGCCGAGCCGGCCCTGGAGTTCTTCGGCGCAATCGTCGATGCCCGCTCCGCCGTCGAGTCGGAGGCGGCCGAGTCGCGCACGCGCACCGAGGCCCTGGCGCGCTACCTGCGGCAGGTCTGCGACACGCTCGGCGCGACCGATGCCGTGTACTGGCGCACGACGCGCACCGGCAACACGCTCGCACCGCTGGCCTGGGCCGCCACTGACGGCGCCCGGTGGGAGACCACGCATCACGCCCTCGGCGGCGACCTGGTCGCCGTGCAGGGCGCCACGCGCGTTGCGCTCTTCGACCGCAATGTCGAGGGGATGATCGCGGCTGTCGCAGTGCCCGGGCCGGCGAGCACCGCTGGTGTCCTGTCGCTGCACGCGGTCGAGCTGCAGATGTCGCACGAGGTGCTGGCGCGCTGGCTGCCGCGCTTCGCCGACAACCTCGGCATGCTCGCGCAGCTGCTCGAGACGCAGTCGGAGCACAGCCGGCAGAACCGCCAGTCGCAGTCGCTGCTGCACGCCTCGCAGGTGTTCCAGCAGCAGCGCACCATCGACACGCTGGGCCAGTCCATCTGTGACTCCGCGCTCACGGTGACCGGTGCGACACGCGCCTCGCTGGTCCGCTGGTACCCGGAGACGTCCGCCGGTGTGATCCAGAGTGTCACGTCCGGCCACCACATCGTGCGTGGGGCACCCGTGTCGGCCGAGTCCCTGGTGGGGCAGCTCTGCGCCACCGGCCTGCCGCAGGTGTGGGAGGATGCACGACTGGTGGAGCAGGTGACGCCGCTCTACAGCGCCGGCTACGTCGTGCCGCGACTGGGGAGCGTGAGCGTGGTGCCGTTGCGCCAGGGCGACACGGTGACCGGTGCGATCGTGGTGGAGAGCGAGGCGGTCGGTGGCGTGCTCCTGCGCGACATGCGCAACGTGCGCCTGCTCGGCGCGGTGGCATCGGTGTCGCTGGAGACCGTGTGGCAGATCGAGGAGGCGACGCGGCGGGCGCGCACCGACGCCCTGACCGGGCTGGCGAACCGGCGCGCCTTCGACGAGGCGCTGGCCCGCGCGGTGGCCGAGGCCGACCGGTTCGGGCACAACGTCGGGCTGGTGATCTGCGACGTGGACAACTTCAAGCGCGTGAACGACCTGTATGGCCACGAGGTCGGTGACCACGTGCTGCGGTCGATCGCCGCGTCGCTGTCCACCGGCGTCCGCGGCGTGGACCTCGTGGCACGCTACGGTGGCGAGGAGCTGGTGATGCTGCTCGGCAAGGCCGACGTGGCGATGGCGTGGGAGGTCGCGGAGCGGATGCGGGCGGCGATCGAGGCCAAGACGATCGGCGTGGGCGAGCACCTGGTGCACGTCACCGCCTCGTTCGGCGTGGCGTCGTACCCGGAGACTGCCCGGCTCGGAGACGAGCTCTTCCCGGCGGCCGACAAGGCGCTGTACGTGGCCAAGCGGGAGGGGCGGAACTGCGTCCGGTTCGCCCGCCCGCTGTACCCGGAACAGGCCGGTGAGGGCGAGGGTATCCCGGAGGACGGGGAGGAGGAGTAG
- the dusB gene encoding tRNA dihydrouridine synthase DusB: MKFPYPVGHDVPLFLAPMAGVSESPFRRLCRAHGADVVVTEFLSAEGIRRENDATIAKLRFLPEEHPIGVQIFGADPQAMGEAAALVTDLFHPDFVDINFGCPVKKVVRRNGGSGCLRDLDLVQTVIRAVARNTHLPVTVKVRSGWNEEMRDPVTIALRCQDAGAQVLALHPRTRTQMYSGHAHWDEIAAVKAALSIPVIGNGDIKTAQDAYRMRVETGCDAVMIARGSFGQPWIFAQARALLEGRTPPAAPTVETRFAIAIEHARMADVYEADRRGAAIEFRKHLGWYCKGLPGSAKLRARLHQVDSLGQVEEIFGDYLANRSRYLDTATDTAAPAVGADSDTGEETSGMLPASGDLAGTP; this comes from the coding sequence ATGAAGTTTCCGTACCCCGTCGGCCACGACGTCCCGCTCTTCCTCGCGCCCATGGCGGGTGTCTCCGAGTCCCCGTTCCGGCGGCTCTGCCGTGCGCATGGGGCGGATGTCGTCGTGACCGAGTTCCTCTCGGCCGAGGGCATCCGGCGCGAGAACGACGCGACCATCGCCAAGCTCCGGTTCCTCCCCGAGGAGCACCCGATCGGGGTCCAGATCTTCGGTGCCGACCCGCAAGCGATGGGCGAGGCAGCGGCGCTGGTGACCGATCTGTTCCACCCTGACTTCGTCGACATCAACTTCGGCTGTCCGGTGAAGAAGGTGGTGCGCCGGAACGGCGGCTCCGGCTGCCTGCGCGACCTGGACCTCGTCCAGACGGTGATCAGGGCGGTGGCGCGCAACACACACCTGCCGGTCACCGTCAAGGTGCGCAGCGGCTGGAACGAGGAGATGCGCGACCCGGTCACGATCGCCCTGCGGTGCCAGGACGCCGGTGCGCAGGTGCTGGCGCTGCACCCGCGCACCCGCACGCAGATGTACAGCGGGCATGCGCACTGGGACGAGATCGCCGCCGTGAAGGCCGCGCTCTCGATTCCCGTGATCGGCAATGGCGACATCAAGACCGCGCAGGACGCGTACCGGATGCGGGTCGAGACGGGGTGCGACGCGGTCATGATCGCCCGCGGCTCGTTCGGCCAACCCTGGATCTTCGCCCAGGCGCGCGCGCTCCTGGAGGGGCGGACGCCGCCGGCGGCGCCCACGGTCGAGACCCGGTTCGCGATCGCGATCGAACATGCCCGGATGGCCGACGTCTACGAGGCGGACCGGCGCGGGGCGGCGATCGAGTTCCGGAAGCACCTCGGGTGGTACTGCAAGGGGCTGCCAGGGTCGGCCAAGCTCCGGGCCCGACTGCACCAGGTGGATTCGCTGGGGCAGGTCGAGGAGATCTTCGGGGACTACCTGGCGAACCGGTCCCGGTACCTCGACACGGCGACCGACACGGCGGCGCCAGCGGTCGGGGCCGACTCGGACACTGGTGAGGAGACGTCCGGTATGCTCCCGGCCAGCGGCGACCTGGCCGGGACGCCCTGA
- a CDS encoding PTS sugar transporter subunit IIA: MELREFFSLDAVQLDLQGSTKDDVLKELIGLLKLDEKSEGMLFKMLKRRENLGSTGIGRGIAIPHSRSLVVNKLRVAFGRKIDGVDFKAMDDKPVNFLFLIVAPPLEVSNQYLPVLGKIAQFGKEPDVPERLHSLSTAEDFMSLLAEKNL; encoded by the coding sequence ATGGAACTGCGCGAGTTCTTCTCCCTGGACGCGGTACAGCTCGACCTGCAGGGCAGCACCAAGGACGACGTGCTGAAGGAGCTCATCGGGCTGCTGAAGCTCGACGAGAAGTCCGAGGGCATGCTCTTCAAGATGCTGAAGCGCCGTGAGAACCTGGGCTCGACCGGCATCGGCCGCGGGATCGCGATCCCGCACAGCCGCTCCCTCGTCGTCAACAAGCTCCGCGTGGCGTTCGGCCGGAAGATCGACGGGGTGGATTTCAAGGCGATGGACGACAAGCCCGTGAACTTCCTGTTCCTGATCGTGGCGCCGCCGCTCGAGGTGTCCAACCAGTACCTCCCGGTGCTCGGGAAGATCGCGCAGTTCGGCAAGGAGCCTGACGTCCCCGAGCGCCTGCATTCCCTGTCGACGGCCGAGGATTTCATGAGCCTGCTCGCCGAGAAGAACCTCTAG
- a CDS encoding acyltransferase, whose protein sequence is MPHPTQAAHRSDIDGLRALAVLLVIVHHVAPGVLPGGFAGVDVFFVISGFLMTGIIDRAQRDGSFSYLTFMWRRARRIVPPLVVVLAATLLAGACVLTAPEFTALGRHAIAGSLSASNILLLTESGYFDTAAALKPLLHLWSLGVEEQFYLLWPLLLAVMPSRHRGRLLAVLALSASSLLVSEGLAYDAAAEGFYLLHSRAWEFGLGGTLALLPPLPARLAARHPVHARHLLDAIGGLGILLLLATATQLDGTAAWPGVAALPVVLGTVFVIAAGATALPNRVLLASPAARWIGERSYALYLWHWPPLAFLHILATERGMSPDALLAWSTALMVPAVVLAHLSLAFLERPLRRRAVATERTTRIGVRHLRPYASALAGVAVAGVLVIGGRGLPARYGAAGVDVTRLLTAASPDSIVTYERDATHCRLADRGFATWCRRVGAGGSGIAVFGDSHAEVIFAGLHAVRAAQPMLLTGRKGCAPILHTGPLPVATAETCRRSAQLAHATISADRAIGTVLIASRGPAYLSGAGYGTDSLRAVVPVSGGDTLAMRHAFEDGLLRSIEGFRRAGKHVVLVLGVPEMGFLPDECLVGRPFGLRQVRRPCGVRRADVDRRNAAYRALVQRVTTLVPSVEVFDPTDAFCDAELCRATDAGAVLYSDGNHLTLAGSRMVAERLMPLIVRATARTQVAAAR, encoded by the coding sequence ATGCCGCACCCGACCCAGGCCGCCCACCGGAGCGACATCGACGGCCTGCGAGCCCTCGCCGTCCTGCTCGTCATCGTGCACCACGTCGCGCCCGGCGTCCTGCCGGGCGGATTCGCCGGGGTGGACGTCTTCTTCGTCATCTCCGGCTTCCTGATGACGGGGATCATCGATCGTGCGCAGCGTGACGGGTCGTTTTCGTACCTGACCTTCATGTGGCGCCGCGCGCGGCGCATCGTGCCGCCACTGGTGGTCGTCCTGGCGGCGACGCTCCTTGCCGGCGCCTGCGTGCTGACCGCGCCGGAGTTCACTGCGCTCGGCCGCCACGCCATCGCGGGCAGCCTCTCGGCATCGAACATCCTGCTCCTCACCGAGAGCGGCTACTTCGACACCGCCGCCGCACTGAAACCGCTGCTGCATCTCTGGTCGCTCGGCGTGGAGGAGCAGTTCTACCTCCTCTGGCCGCTGCTGCTGGCGGTGATGCCATCCCGGCACCGCGGGCGGCTGCTGGCCGTGCTGGCGCTCTCGGCGTCGTCATTGCTGGTGAGCGAGGGCCTGGCCTACGACGCTGCCGCCGAGGGGTTCTACCTGCTGCATTCGCGGGCCTGGGAATTCGGGCTCGGTGGCACACTGGCGCTCCTTCCGCCGCTGCCCGCGCGCCTGGCGGCGCGCCACCCGGTGCACGCCCGCCACCTGCTGGATGCGATCGGCGGTCTTGGCATCCTGCTGCTGCTCGCCACGGCTACGCAGCTGGATGGCACTGCGGCCTGGCCCGGCGTGGCGGCGTTGCCGGTGGTGCTCGGCACGGTGTTCGTGATCGCGGCCGGCGCGACCGCGCTGCCGAACCGGGTGCTGCTCGCATCACCCGCCGCGCGCTGGATCGGGGAGCGCAGCTACGCGCTCTACCTGTGGCACTGGCCGCCGTTGGCGTTCCTGCATATCCTCGCGACGGAACGCGGCATGTCACCTGACGCGCTGCTGGCGTGGTCCACTGCGCTCATGGTGCCGGCGGTGGTCCTCGCACACCTGTCTCTCGCGTTCCTCGAGCGGCCGTTGCGGCGCCGTGCGGTGGCGACCGAGCGCACGACACGGATCGGTGTGCGCCACCTGCGCCCGTACGCATCGGCGCTGGCCGGTGTGGCCGTCGCCGGTGTGCTGGTGATCGGGGGGCGAGGCCTCCCGGCCCGCTACGGTGCGGCTGGTGTCGACGTCACGCGCCTCCTCACCGCCGCCTCGCCCGACTCCATCGTGACCTACGAGCGCGATGCCACCCATTGTCGCCTCGCCGACCGGGGATTCGCGACCTGGTGCCGGCGCGTGGGAGCCGGCGGATCGGGGATCGCCGTCTTCGGCGACAGCCATGCGGAGGTGATCTTCGCCGGACTGCACGCCGTCCGTGCCGCGCAGCCCATGCTGCTGACCGGCCGGAAGGGGTGCGCGCCGATCCTGCACACGGGTCCATTGCCGGTGGCGACGGCTGAGACCTGCCGGCGGTCCGCGCAACTGGCCCATGCCACGATCAGCGCCGACCGCGCGATCGGCACCGTGCTCATCGCGTCACGCGGTCCGGCGTATCTCTCCGGTGCTGGATACGGCACGGACTCGCTGCGTGCGGTGGTGCCGGTGTCGGGCGGTGACACCCTCGCGATGCGCCACGCGTTCGAGGATGGGTTGCTGCGGTCGATCGAGGGGTTCCGGCGCGCGGGTAAGCACGTGGTGCTCGTCCTCGGCGTGCCGGAGATGGGCTTCCTGCCCGACGAGTGCCTGGTCGGGCGTCCGTTCGGGTTGCGGCAGGTGCGCCGCCCCTGCGGCGTGCGCCGGGCGGACGTCGACCGGCGCAACGCCGCGTATCGCGCGCTCGTGCAGCGGGTCACGACGCTGGTGCCTTCGGTGGAGGTCTTCGATCCCACCGACGCCTTCTGTGACGCCGAGCTGTGTCGCGCCACCGATGCGGGCGCGGTGCTCTACAGCGACGGCAACCACCTCACGCTGGCGGGCAGCCGGATGGTCGCGGAGCGGCTGATGCCGTTGATCGTGCGCGCCACCGCACGGACGCAGGTGGCGGCGGCGCGCTGA
- the guaA gene encoding glutamine-hydrolyzing GMP synthase, whose translation MSSRILILDCGSQFTQLIARRVREARVFSEIHPATRSLAWIRDWQPTGIILSGGPSSVTDAGAPTIDPALLDVAPVLGVCYGMQLIAHLQGGRVIGGGRREYGRADVEVMESAGLFAGFAVGDRSQVWMSHGDHVETVPPGYVQTARSGTTVAGFRHATKPIHAVQFHAEVMHSVRGAEMLQNFLFEVCHCVPDWTPGHFIDQQVAAIRERVGDAQVICGLSGGVDSAVAAALVHKAIGEQLTCIFVDTGLLRLHEREQVERTFASHLGIRLITVRAERLFLDALAGQGEPEVKRKRIGHTFIDVFEQASADAGKDAKFLVQGTLYPDVIESVSATGGPSATIKTHHNVGGLKPDMQFQLIEPLRELFKDEVRNVGRELGLPEEMVGRHPFPGPGLAIRILGEVTEHALDILRKSDAIYLEEIRAAGLYPDIWQAFAVFLPVRSVGVMGDGRTYEHVIALRAVTSTDGMTADWFPFPHDVLGRISNRIINEVDGVNRVVYDISSKPPATIEWE comes from the coding sequence TTGAGCAGCCGTATCCTGATCCTCGATTGCGGGTCGCAGTTCACGCAGCTCATCGCGCGCCGCGTGCGCGAGGCCCGGGTGTTCTCGGAGATCCACCCGGCGACGCGCAGCCTGGCGTGGATCCGGGACTGGCAGCCGACCGGGATCATCCTCAGTGGTGGCCCGAGCTCGGTGACCGACGCCGGCGCCCCCACGATCGACCCGGCCCTCCTCGACGTGGCCCCCGTGCTCGGCGTCTGCTACGGAATGCAGCTGATCGCGCACCTGCAGGGCGGCCGCGTGATCGGTGGCGGCCGCCGGGAGTACGGCCGTGCCGATGTCGAGGTGATGGAATCGGCGGGGCTGTTCGCCGGCTTCGCGGTCGGCGACCGGTCGCAGGTGTGGATGAGCCACGGCGACCATGTCGAGACCGTCCCGCCGGGCTATGTGCAGACGGCGCGCAGCGGCACCACGGTCGCCGGGTTCCGGCACGCCACGAAGCCGATCCACGCGGTGCAGTTCCACGCCGAGGTCATGCACAGCGTGCGCGGCGCGGAGATGCTCCAGAACTTCCTGTTCGAGGTCTGCCACTGCGTGCCCGACTGGACGCCGGGCCATTTCATCGACCAGCAGGTGGCCGCGATCCGGGAGCGCGTGGGGGACGCGCAGGTGATCTGCGGGCTCTCCGGTGGCGTGGACAGCGCCGTCGCTGCGGCGCTGGTGCACAAGGCCATCGGGGAGCAGCTCACCTGCATCTTCGTGGACACGGGGTTGCTGCGGCTGCACGAACGCGAGCAGGTGGAGCGCACCTTCGCATCGCACCTCGGAATCCGGCTGATCACGGTGCGGGCCGAGCGGCTGTTCCTGGACGCGCTGGCGGGGCAGGGCGAGCCCGAGGTGAAGCGGAAGCGGATCGGGCACACCTTCATCGACGTGTTCGAGCAGGCGAGTGCCGATGCGGGCAAGGATGCGAAGTTCCTCGTGCAGGGCACGCTCTATCCCGACGTGATCGAGTCGGTGAGTGCGACCGGCGGCCCGTCGGCGACGATCAAGACGCACCACAACGTCGGAGGCCTGAAGCCCGACATGCAGTTCCAGCTGATCGAGCCGCTGCGCGAGCTGTTCAAGGACGAGGTGCGCAACGTGGGCCGTGAACTGGGCCTCCCGGAGGAGATGGTGGGGCGGCACCCGTTCCCCGGACCCGGGCTCGCGATCCGCATCCTGGGCGAGGTCACCGAGCATGCGCTCGACATCCTGCGCAAGTCGGACGCGATCTACCTCGAGGAGATCCGCGCGGCCGGGCTGTATCCCGACATCTGGCAGGCATTCGCCGTGTTCCTCCCCGTGCGCTCAGTGGGCGTGATGGGGGATGGACGCACGTACGAACATGTGATCGCGCTCCGCGCCGTGACCAGCACCGACGGCATGACGGCGGACTGGTTCCCGTTCCCGCACGACGTGCTCGGCCGCATCTCGAACCGCATCATCAACGAGGTGGACGGCGTGAACCGCGTGGTCTACGACATCTCCTCGAAGCCGCCGGCGACGATCGAGTGGGAGTGA
- a CDS encoding metallophosphoesterase, which translates to MRIGLMSDTHDRVDAVAELAKRMAAGGVGYVIHAGDFCAPFSLRPIQDLQLALSGVFGRNDGDHEALRAMAMTGLGSELFESPHSFELMGRSILVVHDINEAAARSIEAHDIVIHGCTHREEMKTRGTTLLVNPGEACGWLHGAPTAAILDLESRQVEIIKLTESNWSTR; encoded by the coding sequence ATGCGCATCGGCCTGATGTCCGACACACACGACCGCGTGGACGCGGTGGCGGAGCTGGCGAAGCGGATGGCGGCCGGTGGCGTGGGCTACGTGATCCATGCCGGCGACTTCTGCGCGCCCTTCAGCCTGCGGCCGATCCAGGACCTGCAGCTCGCGCTCAGCGGCGTGTTCGGGCGCAACGACGGCGACCACGAGGCGCTGCGGGCGATGGCCATGACCGGCCTCGGCTCGGAGCTCTTCGAGTCGCCGCACAGCTTCGAGCTGATGGGTCGCAGCATCCTCGTGGTGCACGACATCAACGAGGCCGCCGCGCGCTCGATCGAGGCGCACGACATCGTGATCCACGGCTGCACCCACCGGGAGGAGATGAAGACCCGCGGCACCACGCTGCTCGTCAATCCCGGCGAGGCCTGCGGCTGGCTGCACGGGGCGCCGACCGCCGCCATCCTCGACCTCGAATCCCGACAGGTCGAGATCATCAAGTTGACCGAGTCCAACTGGAGCACCCGTTGA